A single region of the Thioalkalivibrio nitratireducens DSM 14787 genome encodes:
- a CDS encoding efflux RND transporter periplasmic adaptor subunit, whose product MKTFVGVLVVAILGGIGLWYWSLHDDGAGNASPAAGNAALDRRVPVRLAVVEPLRFETVLESLGTAQANESVTLTATVTANVAAIGFRDGDEVEAGQVLVRLASAEELAEQREAQVTLTEQRRELNRIRGLAADGIVPRQQVDQQRSRVEEAEARLAAVEARLSDRVIRAPFSGVLGLRRVSTGSLVTPGTAVAELDDISLIKVDFTIPERFLGVVRRGMPIEARSVAFRDRVFEGVVTAISTRVDVATRTFTVRAEIDNPDRELRPGMLLTTRLALDPADRLAIPEGAVLATADQHFVFVLAEDGTVQRRQIRIGRRQPGWVEVLDGLANGDRVVHEGILRVREGSEVRVLGEEAV is encoded by the coding sequence TTGAAGACCTTTGTTGGTGTGCTGGTCGTCGCCATTCTGGGAGGGATCGGATTGTGGTACTGGTCGCTTCATGACGACGGTGCGGGCAATGCCAGCCCCGCCGCCGGCAATGCGGCCCTGGACCGCCGGGTCCCGGTACGCCTAGCCGTGGTCGAGCCGCTGCGTTTCGAGACCGTGCTGGAGTCGCTGGGTACGGCGCAGGCAAATGAATCGGTGACGCTGACTGCGACCGTGACCGCCAATGTGGCCGCGATTGGGTTCCGGGATGGCGACGAAGTCGAGGCCGGGCAGGTGCTGGTGCGGCTGGCTTCGGCCGAGGAGCTCGCCGAACAGCGGGAGGCCCAGGTGACGCTGACCGAACAGCGCAGGGAACTGAACCGCATTCGAGGTCTGGCGGCGGACGGCATCGTGCCGCGGCAGCAGGTCGACCAGCAACGCTCGCGCGTGGAAGAGGCGGAGGCCCGGCTTGCTGCGGTCGAAGCGCGGCTCTCCGATCGCGTGATCCGCGCGCCGTTCAGCGGCGTGCTGGGACTGCGGCGCGTCAGCACTGGCTCGCTGGTCACTCCGGGTACTGCTGTCGCCGAACTCGACGACATCTCGTTGATCAAGGTCGACTTCACCATACCCGAACGCTTCCTGGGTGTGGTGAGGCGCGGCATGCCGATCGAGGCCCGTAGCGTCGCGTTCCGGGACCGCGTGTTCGAAGGCGTGGTCACCGCAATCAGCACCCGCGTCGATGTTGCGACCCGTACCTTCACCGTGCGCGCGGAGATCGACAACCCTGACCGCGAGCTACGTCCGGGCATGCTGCTGACGACACGGCTGGCGCTGGACCCTGCCGACCGCCTGGCGATTCCGGAAGGCGCAGTGCTGGCCACTGCCGATCAGCATTTTGTGTTCGTGCTGGCCGAGGACGGCACGGTGCAGCGCCGACAGATCCGCATCGGCCGGCGTCAGCCGGGCTGGGTTGAGGTGCTGGATGGGCTCGCCAACGGTGACCGCGTGGTTCACGAAGGCATCCTGCGCGTACGCGAGGGCAGCGAGGTGCGGGTGCTGGGCGAGGAAGCGGTATGA